The genomic interval GCAATTTTAGCAGCTCTGAACATTACCGAAGAGTTGTTCCAGGAGCGAGAGTACCGGGATAAATTATTGCATCAAATCAATGAAGAAGCAAGAAAGATGAACCATTCTATTGTAGATATTTTAGAAGATTAAATAGCAAAATTTACATTTAAAGACCCTGTTTTAAGTCTAATAAATGGACCAACACCATTATACCAGGGAACTGACTCTGTTTGAATATTGCAAGCCACTTAAATGAGGAAGCATGACACAAACAGGAGGTACCCATAATATCCACGTCAGGTCCCTTATTATTAGGCACTTTAGAACAGGGTTTTTTTTGTTTTGGGGCGATGTGACTTTCAGGAGGAAAAATGAGTTTGACAGACATTGTAGTTATTTTTGTTATTTTTATTGTTTCCTTTTTTTTGGGTTGGCTCATAAACTCATTGCTTGGGAAAAGGAGCTTAACTACAGCTAAAAAAAAGGCAGAGACAATTATTCAGGATGCACAATCCGATATTGAGAATTTAAAAAAAGAAAAAATTTTAGAAGCAAATGAAGAAGCATATCAACAAAAGCAAAAACTTGAAGAAGAGTTTAGGGCAAAAAGGAATTCATTAAAAACATTAGAAAATGATCTTTTAACCAAAGATAATAACATTGATAGAAAAGCTGATCTTGTTGCAAAAAAAGAAAGAGATTTGTTTATTAATGAGCGTGAATTAAATAACCGGGAACACTCGTTAAACAATCGTCAAAAAAGCCTGGAAGAGTCGATTGAAGAAGCAAATAAAAAATTGGAAGATTTGTCTGGTTTAACTTCGGCTGAAGCCAAACAGCTTCTGATGGAAAACCTGACTGAAGAAGCAAAAAAAGAAGCAGCACATTTAATTTATCAAATATCACAGGATGCAAAAGCAAATGCAAAAGATGAAGCCCGACGGATCATTCTTTCTGCTATGGAACAAATAGTTTCCAATCACACAATTGAGTCAACTGTTTCTACTGTTTCACTTCCTTCTGATGATATGAAAGGGCGAATCATTGGTAAAGAAGGAAGAAATATTCGTGCATTTGAAATTGTAACGGGAGTTGATGTTATTGTCGATGATACACCTCAGGCTGTTTTATTAAGCGCTTTTGATCCCTACCGCAGAGAGTTAGCCAAATTAACAATGGAACGTCTTGTCAGCGATGGCAGGATTCATCCTGGACGAATTGAAGAAGCCCATGAAAAAGTAATTTCTGAAATGGATGACCATTTTGAAGAAATTGGAGAGCATACGCTGCATGAAATTGGTATTCACGGTTTCCATACTGATATTGTAAAAACGCTTGGTAAACTCAAATACAGATCGAGCTATGGGCAAAATGTTTTGCAACACTGTCGGGAAGTTTCTGAATTGGCTGGAATTTTAGCATCTGAACTGGATTTAGATGCAAACCTTGCACGCAGGGCAGGAATTCTACATAAAATTGGTCTTGTTGTGCCAAAAGCAAACGAGTCTAATTTTTCCAAAGCTGGTCATGAGTTTGTTAAAAAGTATGGCTTAAATCCAATCGTTCTAAATGCAATTCTGGCTTATGGTGATAAAACAGAGGCAAATTCCCCAATTCCGATTTTGATTCAGATCGCTGAAGAAATAAGCCAAAAGAGACCTGGTGCAAGAAGAGAAGTTATTGAAAGTTATGTTAAACGTCTAAATGCTTTAGAAGAGGCCGCAGATTCATTTGAAGGTGTTCGTAATTCTTATGCCATTCAGGCCGGTAAAGAGGTTCGTATTATTATCGATCATAATAAAGCAGACGATGCTGTGAGTAACCAACTTGCAACTGATATTGCAAAAAGAATCCGCAAACAGGTTGATTCAAACAATCAAATTAAAGTAAGTATAATCCGTGAATTTAGATCAGTTGATTATGCCTGATGATACGAATACTATTTGTTGGGGATATTGTAGGCCATGAAGGATTAAACTTTTGTGCTGATTATTTACCCCTCCTAAAACGTGACATAAATGTTGACTTTTGTATTGTTAATGGTGAAAACAGCGATGCAGGAAAGGGCATTACAAAAAAACAAGCCCAAAAATTACTTAGCTCTGGTGTAGATGTAATTACCGGCGGAAACCATATTTGGCAAAAAAACAGTATTGACGTTATAGAAGATAGTTCTCTCCGAACCTTACGGCCTGCCAATTATCCATTTGATAAACCCGGTAAAGGCTATATTATTCATTCAAGTGATTCTAAACCTGCCAATAAAGTTGCTGTAATAAATCTGCAGGGAAGAAGTTTCTTGCCTCCAATAGATTGCCCATTTCAAAAAAGTATTGAACTTGTTGATGAAATAAAAAATGAAACCCCCATTATTTTTGTTGATTTTCATGCTGAAGCTAGCGCAGAAAAACAAGCTCTTGGCTGGCATTTAGATGGAAAAGTATCAGCACTTGTTGGTACACACACCCATGTTCAAACAGCTGATGAGCGAATCTTGCATAAGGGCACTGCGTATATTACCGATGTTGGTATGACCGGACCTTTTGACAGTGTTATTGGGATGGATATTGGAACAGCGGTTCAAAGATTTAAAACACAGCTTCCAAAATATTTTAAACTGGCAACAAGAAATATCCGATTAAATGGCGTTGTTATTTCTATAAATGAAAATACTGGTAAAGCGCAGAAAATTACACGCTTAAATTTTTCAAAGGAAGATTATGGATTCATCAAAAATACTCAATGGTAAAGAAGTAGCTGAATTTGTTAACCAAAGAAACAGTACTCATGTTGAGTTATTAAAAGAAAAAAATATTCAACCTGGCCTGGTCGTAGTTTTGGTTGGAGATGATCCCGCATCAGCGGTTTATGTTCGCAGTAAAGGGCGTATGTGTGAAAAATTAGGAATCCTATCTTCAACACATGCCTTGCCAGAAGAAACCAGTGAATCTGATTTATTGCAATTAATTGATAAGTTAAACAAAGATGATAAATACAATGGCATTTTAGTGCAATTACCTTTACCAAAACATATTGACGAACAAAAAGTAATAGAGGCCATTAATCCCCTAAAAGATGTTGATTGCTTTCATCCAAAAAATGTTGGTTTATTAACAATTGGTTCGCCTTATTTGCTGCCATGTACGCCGGCTGGAATAGTTGAAATTTTAAAATATTATAAGATCGAAACTTCAGGAAAAGAAGTAGTTGTTATTGGGCGTAGCAATATAGTTGGCAAACCTGTAGCAAACATCTTGTTGCAAAAATCCAAATTTGCCAATGCCACAGTTACAATAGTGCATAGCCGGACACAAGATATAAAAAAGCATACGGCCAATGCAGATATAATTGTAGCTGCAATTGGGCAAGCAAATTTTCTAACTTCTGATATGATCAAAGAAGGCGCGGTTATTATTGATGTTGGTATTAACAGAGTTGATGATCCGACAGCAAAAAAAGGATATCGCTTAAAAGGTGATGTTGATTATGATTCTGTGTTTGAAAAATCTTCAGCAATTACCCCTGTACCCGGAGGAGTAGGGCCAATGACCATTGGAATGTTGATGCATAATACAATTATTGCAGCAGCAAAACAAAATGGGGTTGATTTGTAATTTAGCCAAAAATAAAATTGAAAATTAGGGATATTTTTTTTGTTTTTGCTGTTTAAGAATTCAATTAAATAAATATGTAAATAAAGAAAATAATATGAGTACTGAGCTTTCGATCGCAATAATAATTGTTTTGCTAATCTTATTAATAGTTCAGTTAAGTTTTCTAGTTATTATTAAGAAGTTTATTTCTAAATTAACTTCCTTTACAAAATTTAAAAGTATACAATCTCCCCAAAAAGATCTACTAAATAAATCAGTCAAAACCTGTAAAAATTGTCAGTTCAGACAAAGCTTTCTTAACGTTGAAATAGAAGAAAAATTTGTTTTCACATATTTATGTAAGTTTAATGGCAAGGAAATTTCTTTAAGAGATTCATGTTCAAGATTTATGATTGAAAAGACTAGAATGAAATAGCAAACCAATGGAAAATTTAGACTATAAAAAATATTTAAAGCAAGGTATCCTTTCATCGATAAATAGTTTAGAGTTTTTAGCAAAGCATATTGTTGAAGGATTTATTACAGGTTTGCATAAAAGCCCTTTTCATGGGTTTAGTGTGGAATTCAGTCAGCACCGTCCTTACATGCAGGGAGACAGCTTAAAACATATCGATTGGAAAGTATTTGCACGTAGTGACCGTTATTATATTAAACAATTTGAAGAAGAAACAAATCTTCGTTGTTCTCTTTTACTTGATATATCCAGCTCAATGAATTACAAAAGTAATGATATTTCCAAACTTGAGTACGCTTCTGTGTTAACCGCGTCCTTAGCTTATTTAATGCTAAAACAAAGAGACGCCACAGGTTTGATGCTGTTTGATGAATCCATAAAAAAGGAACTTCCTGTAAAAAGTGTACCTGTTTATATAAAAGATATTATACTGGCACTTTCTGAAGTAAAAACGGGAAATGACACAAACATTACTCATGCTTTGCATAGTATTGCTGAGCGGATTAAAAGAAGAGGGCTAATAATCATTATTTCTGATTTGCTTGATGATCCGCAAAAAGTCTTATCAGGTTTAAAACATTTACGCTATAATAAACATGAAATAATTGTTTTTCATATTGTAGATGATCAGGAAATTGATTTCGATTTTAAGGGAGAGTTTATTTTTGAAGATTTAGAGAATAAATCAAAAATTAAAGCAGACTCTCGTTATATTCAACAAGAATACCTTAGACAAATAAAAAAACACTATTCATTTTTAAAAAACAGTTTTTACGAAAACCACATTGACTATATTCGTATCAGAACATCAGAACCAATTGAGTCTGCTTTGAGCGATTATTTATTGAAAAGACAAAAAATGCTCTAATAACAAATAAAATATTGCCAGATATTATCTAAAGCAATATCTTAGATTTTATTTAGTTAAGGTTTAGATGCCGTGTTAAACATTGATAAAATATCATATTCTATAGGGCAAGTATCAGAAATAACTGAGATTGCACAATCTACATTAAGATATTGGGAAACAGTTGTTTTTGTATTAGATCCGCATAAAACTGATGGAGGCAGTAGACGATATTATAAAAAAGATGTTGAAATGGTATTAACGATTAAGGACCTTTTGTATAACCAGGGATTTACTATAAAAGGTGCGAATCAGTTTTTAAATAAACAAAAATCTGAAAATTTTAAACCAGAAATTGAAGCCGCCATTCCTAAACCTGACAATAACTCTTCAGATATTGAGCATAGCTTGCATAAAAATACAAATATTGAATTTATTCTTAGAGAACTAAAAGATATTAAAAATATTCTTGAATAATAATTTATAATTACCTGTTTTAATAAATTGATTATTAAGGGATTCCTTTCTAATTTTCAACATTCGGAGCGTGGCGCAGCCCGGTAGCGCACATGACTGGGGGTCATGGGGTCGCAGGTTCAAATCCTGTCGCTCCGACAGTAATAGCAAGGGTTTGCAGAGTTTTGTAAACCCTTTTTTTTTAGAACAAATTTTTCATTTTTTACTACGATTTGGTGTGATTAATAAATGAGCCTTCCCAGCTATTCGATTTTAATACCAGCATACAATTCACAAAGCAGCATTGGAGAATTGATTGACCAAATTATTAAAATTGAAAACAAACCAGATGCAATTATTGTTGTAAATGACGGCTCAAAAGACAATACCTCGGAAATTGCTAACAGCAAAAATGTTATAGTTTACGACTCAATTAAAAATTATGGAAAAGGTAATGCCTTAAAAAAAGGATTTGAGATTTTTATTTCCAAAACAGAATCAGACTATGTCTTATGCATGGATGCGGATTTACAGCACGAACCGGCATCAATTAATTCCTTTTTGAAAAAAACTACAAATAATGCAAAACCGGTAGTTGTTGGTAAACGAGATTTTAAAATTGGACAAATGCCTTTCCTAAGATACCTTTCCAATACGTTTACATCTGCAATTTTGAGTAAAATATCTGGTCAGAATATTGAAGACAGTCAGTGCGGGTTTAGATTAATAAAACGGGATATAATTAAACAGGTAAAAACAAAAGAGAATGGTTTTCAATTTGAAAGTGAATTTCTTATTGAATGTGCAAAAAAGAAGATTGAAATTAATTTTGTAAGTATCCCAACAATTTACAATAATAGTGCCTCAAATATAAGTCACATAAAAGACACATTTAAATTTACACAGCTTATTCTAAAAGAGATTTTTACATGATTTACTCAAAAAAACGCGATGAAATGATCATTAATCTTAGAAAGTTAGGCATAAATAGCGATCTTGTTTTGAATGCAATGAATCAGGTTCCAAGACATAAATTTGTCGCTTTAGGCTCTGAGTTTCAGGCATACGATGAAAAAGCACTCCCTATTGGATTTGACCAAACAATATCGCACCCTTATACAGTTGCGGTAATGAGCCAGGCATTGAATTTAAAAAAAGGGGAGAGGATACTCGAAATTGGAACAGGATCAGGATATCAGGCAGCTGTATTGTGCCAAATGGGTGCACAGGTTTTTACAATTGAACGGATTTCTCCTCTTGGCAAAAATGCAGAATCCATTCTAAAGGAACTTAAGTATCATTTTGCAATTCGTATTGGTGATGGGACAATGGGGTGGCAAACATATGCCCCTTACGATGGAATTATCGTCACAGCTGGTGCTCCCGTATCTCCGGAAAGCCTATTATCGCAACTTAAAGAGGGTGGAAAATTGCTAATTCCGGTTGGTGACAAAGATGAACAAATGTTGACCATGTATATAAGACAAGGATCAAAATATTCAAAAATAGAGATTGAGAAACTTTCGTTTGTACCCTTAATAGGTCAGTATGGATGGCAAAAATAAAATATAAAAATGATTAATCTACATTAATTACAAGGAAGATTTAATGAATATTTGGTATTATCTTAGATTATTTTTTGTTGGAATGGCGATGGGAGTTGCGAACATTATTCCTGGAGTAAGCGGTGGTACAATTGCCGTTGTTTTTGGAATATATGAACACTTGATGGAAGCCCTTGGTAATTTTGCTACTGATAAAGAAAAACGCTGGGAATATATTGTATATCTTGCTATTCTTTTTGGTGGTTCGATTATCGCTGTTGTGGGTTTGGCCGGGTTGCTAACGTGGTGTTTTGAAAATTATCCATTAATGACGGTCTATTTTTTTATGGGATTAATTCTTGGCAGTATACCTGTTGTTTTAAAATCTCATGATGATATGAAATTAAATGCAAACAGGGCAGTATCATTTTTAATAGGAATGGCAGCTGTAATTATCCTTGCTGTCATCCAGTCAGGTTCTGGATCAGCTGAAACAAATAACATTGTGACTGAGTTTTCAGGTTTTTCCGTTTGGGATTTTGCATATTTTCTTTTATGTGGAATTATTGCTTCTTCAGCCATGATTATTCCAGGAGTCAGTGGCTCGTTTATTCTTATTTTGCTTGGTGTTTATTGGACAGTTCTCGGCTCGTTGAGTGGTTTAACAAAATTAATACTCAGCTCCGGATTTTCAGAAGAAGTTGTTGGGAGGGGATTAATTTTGGGCTCATTGGGAATTGGAGTTGTAATTGGAATTCTCGGATTCTCTAAAATTATGAGTTGGGCCTTAAAACATCATCCGGCAGTTACAATGTACGCCATCCTTGGGTTAATTATAGGTTCATTCTATCAGATTTATCCAGGATTTGAGTTTTCGATCAACGGATTTGGTGCAGTTGTTACATTGATTTTTGGATTGGTTATTTCTCTTAGATTTGCAAAAACATCCGGTTGATTTAGTTTATACAAATATTTATTTTCTAATTATTCGGGGTGTGGCGCAGCCCGGTAGCGCGCACCGTTCGGGACGGTGAGGTCGGAGGTTCAAATCCTCTCACCCCGACAATTTTAAAATCGCTCCAAATTATTCTGCAAACATCAATTTCAAACAAACCAAATTAAATTTTGAATCTATTTGACTACATACCTTTTAATGCAAACCAGTGGTTTGTTGTCCTTTATTTTTTCTGTTCTCTTACACTCTTACTTGGCTTAGCAGAAGTAATAAGTCGCGTATTCAAGTTAGAAAAGGAGTTTTCAAGAAAATTTATTCATATTATTGTTGGCCTGCTTGTGGTTTTGTTTTCTCTAAATATTGTAGAACCTCAGCCAATTATTTTCTTATCACTAACTTTTACAATTCTTAATTTCCTGATTCAAAAATTTAAGCTTTTACCTGCCATGGAAAGTGATCGGCTTACTTACGGTACAACCCTTTACCCGTTTTCAATTGCTCTGGCTGCAATATTTTTGTGGGAAGATTATAAACTGATTTTTATTATTGTTGTATTGATAATTGCTTTAGCTGATGCAGCTGCTGCCATTGTTGGTCAAGCATCATCAAATCCGGTTAAATATATTATCTGGCGTGATGAAAAGTCACTCCAGGGGAATGCAGCAATGTTTGTTAGCAGCTATGTGATTATTACCGTTTCATATTTTTTATTTCCGGATATGATTAACTTCACACCGAATCATTCAATTTTTATAATTGCCTTTGTTGCA from Calditrichota bacterium carries:
- the rny gene encoding ribonuclease Y, with product MTDIVVIFVIFIVSFFLGWLINSLLGKRSLTTAKKKAETIIQDAQSDIENLKKEKILEANEEAYQQKQKLEEEFRAKRNSLKTLENDLLTKDNNIDRKADLVAKKERDLFINERELNNREHSLNNRQKSLEESIEEANKKLEDLSGLTSAEAKQLLMENLTEEAKKEAAHLIYQISQDAKANAKDEARRIILSAMEQIVSNHTIESTVSTVSLPSDDMKGRIIGKEGRNIRAFEIVTGVDVIVDDTPQAVLLSAFDPYRRELAKLTMERLVSDGRIHPGRIEEAHEKVISEMDDHFEEIGEHTLHEIGIHGFHTDIVKTLGKLKYRSSYGQNVLQHCREVSELAGILASELDLDANLARRAGILHKIGLVVPKANESNFSKAGHEFVKKYGLNPIVLNAILAYGDKTEANSPIPILIQIAEEISQKRPGARREVIESYVKRLNALEEAADSFEGVRNSYAIQAGKEVRIIIDHNKADDAVSNQLATDIAKRIRKQVDSNNQIKVSIIREFRSVDYA
- a CDS encoding TIGR00282 family metallophosphoesterase, producing the protein MRILFVGDIVGHEGLNFCADYLPLLKRDINVDFCIVNGENSDAGKGITKKQAQKLLSSGVDVITGGNHIWQKNSIDVIEDSSLRTLRPANYPFDKPGKGYIIHSSDSKPANKVAVINLQGRSFLPPIDCPFQKSIELVDEIKNETPIIFVDFHAEASAEKQALGWHLDGKVSALVGTHTHVQTADERILHKGTAYITDVGMTGPFDSVIGMDIGTAVQRFKTQLPKYFKLATRNIRLNGVVISINENTGKAQKITRLNFSKEDYGFIKNTQW
- the folD gene encoding bifunctional methylenetetrahydrofolate dehydrogenase/methenyltetrahydrofolate cyclohydrolase FolD, whose protein sequence is MDSSKILNGKEVAEFVNQRNSTHVELLKEKNIQPGLVVVLVGDDPASAVYVRSKGRMCEKLGILSSTHALPEETSESDLLQLIDKLNKDDKYNGILVQLPLPKHIDEQKVIEAINPLKDVDCFHPKNVGLLTIGSPYLLPCTPAGIVEILKYYKIETSGKEVVVIGRSNIVGKPVANILLQKSKFANATVTIVHSRTQDIKKHTANADIIVAAIGQANFLTSDMIKEGAVIIDVGINRVDDPTAKKGYRLKGDVDYDSVFEKSSAITPVPGGVGPMTIGMLMHNTIIAAAKQNGVDL
- a CDS encoding DUF58 domain-containing protein, which encodes MENLDYKKYLKQGILSSINSLEFLAKHIVEGFITGLHKSPFHGFSVEFSQHRPYMQGDSLKHIDWKVFARSDRYYIKQFEEETNLRCSLLLDISSSMNYKSNDISKLEYASVLTASLAYLMLKQRDATGLMLFDESIKKELPVKSVPVYIKDIILALSEVKTGNDTNITHALHSIAERIKRRGLIIIISDLLDDPQKVLSGLKHLRYNKHEIIVFHIVDDQEIDFDFKGEFIFEDLENKSKIKADSRYIQQEYLRQIKKHYSFLKNSFYENHIDYIRIRTSEPIESALSDYLLKRQKML
- a CDS encoding MerR family transcriptional regulator, with amino-acid sequence MLNIDKISYSIGQVSEITEIAQSTLRYWETVVFVLDPHKTDGGSRRYYKKDVEMVLTIKDLLYNQGFTIKGANQFLNKQKSENFKPEIEAAIPKPDNNSSDIEHSLHKNTNIEFILRELKDIKNILE
- a CDS encoding glycosyltransferase family 2 protein, translated to MSLPSYSILIPAYNSQSSIGELIDQIIKIENKPDAIIVVNDGSKDNTSEIANSKNVIVYDSIKNYGKGNALKKGFEIFISKTESDYVLCMDADLQHEPASINSFLKKTTNNAKPVVVGKRDFKIGQMPFLRYLSNTFTSAILSKISGQNIEDSQCGFRLIKRDIIKQVKTKENGFQFESEFLIECAKKKIEINFVSIPTIYNNSASNISHIKDTFKFTQLILKEIFT
- a CDS encoding protein-L-isoaspartate(D-aspartate) O-methyltransferase — encoded protein: MIYSKKRDEMIINLRKLGINSDLVLNAMNQVPRHKFVALGSEFQAYDEKALPIGFDQTISHPYTVAVMSQALNLKKGERILEIGTGSGYQAAVLCQMGAQVFTIERISPLGKNAESILKELKYHFAIRIGDGTMGWQTYAPYDGIIVTAGAPVSPESLLSQLKEGGKLLIPVGDKDEQMLTMYIRQGSKYSKIEIEKLSFVPLIGQYGWQK
- a CDS encoding DUF368 domain-containing protein; translated protein: MNIWYYLRLFFVGMAMGVANIIPGVSGGTIAVVFGIYEHLMEALGNFATDKEKRWEYIVYLAILFGGSIIAVVGLAGLLTWCFENYPLMTVYFFMGLILGSIPVVLKSHDDMKLNANRAVSFLIGMAAVIILAVIQSGSGSAETNNIVTEFSGFSVWDFAYFLLCGIIASSAMIIPGVSGSFILILLGVYWTVLGSLSGLTKLILSSGFSEEVVGRGLILGSLGIGVVIGILGFSKIMSWALKHHPAVTMYAILGLIIGSFYQIYPGFEFSINGFGAVVTLIFGLVISLRFAKTSG